In Haloplanus rubicundus, one DNA window encodes the following:
- a CDS encoding ABC transporter permease has product MAIDVSEDVDHATGALGGSVADVDARRIVRGLVGLLAFLLVWTGASLTQPAYVLPSPLVVAETFVAQAASGEMFVALGNSVLHWIPGAVFGTGLGVAAGIALAWSPYLDDVTSPVVRVLRPVPPLALIGFAIAWFGINHAGAAFVIAVGAFWINFYATYGGVEGVSEDLLDVARSLGVEGDLALIRTVVVPASLPEITTGIRTGIGRCWMLVVAAEIFGVAGIGRRILRASNNLQVDVVITYILVLSLTYLVVDVAFRALQRRALSWR; this is encoded by the coding sequence GTATCCGAGGACGTCGACCACGCGACCGGCGCGCTCGGCGGGAGCGTCGCGGACGTCGACGCACGGCGGATCGTCCGTGGTCTCGTCGGCCTCCTCGCCTTCCTCCTCGTCTGGACCGGGGCATCGCTCACCCAGCCGGCCTACGTCCTTCCCTCCCCGCTCGTCGTCGCGGAGACGTTCGTCGCACAGGCGGCGAGCGGCGAGATGTTCGTCGCGCTGGGCAACAGCGTCCTCCACTGGATTCCGGGCGCCGTCTTCGGGACGGGATTGGGCGTCGCCGCGGGCATCGCGCTCGCCTGGAGCCCGTATCTCGACGACGTCACCTCGCCCGTCGTGCGCGTCCTCCGCCCGGTGCCGCCGCTGGCGCTGATCGGCTTCGCCATCGCGTGGTTCGGCATCAACCACGCCGGGGCGGCCTTCGTCATCGCCGTCGGCGCGTTCTGGATCAACTTCTACGCCACCTACGGCGGCGTCGAGGGCGTCTCGGAGGACCTCCTCGACGTGGCCCGAAGCCTCGGCGTCGAGGGTGATCTGGCCCTCATCCGGACCGTCGTCGTCCCGGCGTCGCTCCCGGAGATCACGACCGGGATCCGGACCGGCATCGGTCGGTGCTGGATGCTGGTCGTCGCCGCCGAAATCTTCGGCGTCGCCGGCATCGGCCGGCGCATCCTCCGGGCGTCGAACAACCTCCAGGTCGACGTGGTCATCACTTACATCCTCGTCCTGAGCCTCACCTACCTCGTCGTCGACGTGGCGTTCCGGGCGCTCCAACGGAGGGCGCTGTCGTGGCGGTAG
- a CDS encoding ABC transporter ATP-binding protein produces MAVAPRVRVDGVGKRYEGSNGPVQALDGVSFDVADGEFVCIVGPSGCGKTTLFRIIAGLEPATTGRVVLDGDRVDGPSTDLGLVFQEYHLFPWRTVAGNVGFGLEQEGVATAERERRVDELLELVGLDGFVDTYPRDLSGGMKQRVALARALAVDPGLLLMDEPFGAVDAQTKKMLQDELLDIWRETGKTILFVTHDVEEAVKLADRVVVMAKEPGRVREVVDVGIERPRERSDDAFGATYQRLLDLI; encoded by the coding sequence GTGGCGGTAGCCCCGCGGGTTCGCGTCGACGGCGTCGGCAAGCGATACGAGGGGAGCAACGGCCCGGTCCAGGCGCTGGACGGCGTCTCCTTCGACGTGGCCGACGGCGAGTTCGTCTGTATCGTCGGTCCCTCCGGCTGTGGGAAGACGACCCTCTTTCGGATCATCGCCGGCCTCGAACCCGCCACCACGGGCCGGGTCGTCCTCGACGGCGACCGAGTCGACGGCCCCAGCACCGACCTCGGCCTCGTCTTCCAGGAGTATCACCTGTTCCCCTGGCGGACCGTCGCCGGCAACGTCGGCTTCGGCCTCGAACAGGAGGGGGTGGCGACGGCCGAACGGGAGCGACGCGTGGACGAACTGCTCGAACTGGTCGGTCTCGACGGCTTCGTGGACACCTACCCGCGCGACCTCTCGGGCGGCATGAAACAGCGGGTGGCGCTGGCGCGGGCGCTCGCGGTCGATCCCGGTCTCCTCCTGATGGACGAGCCGTTCGGCGCCGTCGACGCCCAGACGAAGAAGATGCTGCAGGACGAACTCCTCGACATCTGGCGGGAGACGGGGAAGACGATCCTCTTCGTCACCCACGACGTGGAGGAGGCGGTCAAACTCGCCGACCGCGTCGTCGTCATGGCGAAGGAACCGGGGCGGGTGCGGGAAGTCGTCGACGTGGGGATCGAGCGCCCCCGCGAGCGCTCGGACGACGCGTTCGGCGCCACCTACCAGCGACTGCTCGATCTCATCTGA
- a CDS encoding histidine kinase N-terminal 7TM domain-containing protein encodes MVAAATVPGWPAVGSLAAGVGSLALARFVVRYRDQPGATWFLGVLAAQALWCFAYGVGLLVFDPTLRVAFEATVWVGIVWTGLTFLAFALSYTGRGDVVSSPAFGAVVAVGVGVSLLAVTNPLHGALWTDFRLAPVFGVATVTYRLQPLAYLTLGVATLAVVASVVLLVDTFLNYGPLYRRETAAVAVSALPPGLALLAWAGGVGPVPQLNLAPIMFVPHVALDAYAFGRAELFERNPTTVRAAERTAIDDLADPIVVADREGRVVSLNDAARAAFAGDAADPLDRPVSALLGLDLTFDGDNDPFETRVDGERRTYAVSVSRLADPGGTHVGWTVVLTDVTERERRRQQLEVLNRVLRHNLRNDAGVVHGYADFLVDRLDDAELVRMADAIERRSAALEALGEKARTVETLVDGEPRSPVAAGSLVERIVADAREATPDAEVHVDVRTDATVSVAERALAAAVENLLENAVRHHDGEGIERPDGGPWATVTVDRVDGALVVRVADDGPGIPDAELDAIEAGEETDLQHGSGLGLWVVHWAVATLGGDVTYADREPRGTVATLRMPVR; translated from the coding sequence ATGGTCGCCGCCGCGACGGTTCCCGGCTGGCCCGCCGTCGGCTCCCTCGCCGCCGGCGTCGGCTCCCTCGCGCTCGCGCGCTTCGTCGTCCGCTATCGCGACCAGCCGGGCGCCACGTGGTTTCTCGGCGTCCTCGCCGCGCAGGCGCTGTGGTGTTTCGCCTACGGCGTCGGCCTCCTCGTTTTCGACCCGACGCTCCGCGTCGCCTTCGAGGCCACCGTCTGGGTCGGCATCGTCTGGACCGGCCTCACCTTCCTCGCGTTCGCGCTCTCGTACACCGGCCGCGGCGACGTGGTGTCCAGCCCCGCGTTCGGTGCGGTCGTCGCCGTCGGCGTCGGCGTCTCCCTCCTCGCCGTCACGAACCCGCTCCACGGCGCCCTGTGGACGGACTTCCGGCTCGCCCCGGTCTTCGGCGTCGCCACCGTCACCTACCGCCTTCAGCCGCTCGCGTATCTCACCCTCGGCGTGGCGACGCTCGCCGTCGTCGCGAGCGTCGTCCTCCTCGTCGACACCTTCCTCAACTACGGGCCGCTGTATCGCCGCGAGACGGCCGCCGTCGCCGTCAGCGCCCTCCCGCCGGGGCTCGCCCTCCTCGCGTGGGCCGGCGGCGTCGGTCCGGTGCCACAGCTCAACCTCGCGCCGATCATGTTCGTCCCGCACGTCGCGCTCGACGCCTACGCGTTCGGCCGCGCCGAACTGTTCGAGCGCAACCCGACGACGGTCCGGGCCGCGGAGCGCACCGCCATCGACGACCTCGCCGACCCCATCGTCGTCGCCGACCGCGAGGGGCGGGTCGTCAGCCTCAACGACGCGGCGCGGGCGGCGTTCGCCGGCGACGCCGCCGACCCGCTCGACCGCCCCGTGTCCGCCCTCCTCGGTCTCGACCTCACCTTCGACGGCGACAACGACCCCTTCGAGACTCGGGTCGACGGCGAGCGCCGAACGTACGCGGTGTCGGTCTCCCGGCTCGCCGATCCGGGGGGCACCCACGTCGGCTGGACCGTCGTCCTGACCGACGTGACCGAACGGGAACGCCGTCGCCAGCAACTCGAAGTCCTCAATCGTGTTCTCAGACACAACCTCCGCAACGACGCGGGCGTCGTCCACGGCTACGCCGACTTCCTCGTCGACCGACTGGACGACGCCGAACTGGTTCGGATGGCCGACGCCATCGAGCGCCGTTCGGCCGCGCTCGAAGCCCTCGGGGAGAAGGCGCGGACGGTCGAGACGCTCGTCGACGGCGAACCCCGGTCGCCGGTAGCGGCCGGCTCGCTCGTCGAACGGATCGTCGCCGACGCCCGCGAGGCGACGCCCGACGCCGAGGTCCACGTCGACGTTCGCACGGACGCCACCGTCTCGGTCGCGGAGCGAGCGCTCGCCGCGGCGGTCGAGAACCTGCTCGAGAACGCCGTCCGCCACCACGACGGCGAGGGGATCGAGCGCCCCGACGGCGGGCCGTGGGCGACGGTCACCGTCGACCGCGTGGACGGCGCGCTCGTCGTCCGCGTCGCAGACGACGGGCCCGGCATCCCCGACGCCGAACTCGACGCCATCGAGGCGGGCGAGGAGACCGACCTCCAGCACGGCTCCGGGCTCGGCCTCTGGGTCGTCCACTGGGCCGTCGCGACCCTCGGCGGCGACGTGACGTACGCCGACCGGGAGCCCCGCGGCACCGTCGCGACCCTCCGGATGCCGGTCAGATGA
- a CDS encoding IMP cyclohydrolase, whose protein sequence is MYVGRFIVVGPGVGAYRVSSRSFPNRQIVEREGTLTVTPTPDAPETDNPYIAYNCVRESEGRAVLGNGSHVDPVTEKLDMGYPARDALATALLSLDYEKDDYDTPRIAGVVADDAATVGIVRRDALLVEEVTEPTLVATYEEDEPRAFDFAATDAAGAAREAYDCDFEHAVCAAGVAVDDGVTTAIVND, encoded by the coding sequence ATGTACGTCGGCCGCTTCATCGTCGTCGGCCCGGGCGTCGGCGCCTACCGCGTCTCGTCCCGGTCGTTTCCGAACCGACAGATCGTCGAGCGCGAGGGCACCCTCACCGTCACCCCGACGCCGGACGCCCCGGAGACGGACAACCCCTACATCGCGTACAACTGCGTCCGCGAGAGCGAGGGGCGGGCCGTCCTCGGCAACGGCTCCCACGTCGACCCGGTGACGGAAAAACTGGACATGGGCTACCCCGCCCGCGACGCGCTGGCGACGGCGCTGCTCTCGCTCGACTACGAGAAGGACGACTACGACACGCCCCGGATCGCAGGTGTGGTCGCGGACGACGCGGCGACGGTCGGTATCGTCCGCCGGGACGCCCTGCTGGTCGAGGAAGTCACGGAACCGACGCTCGTCGCCACCTACGAGGAAGACGAGCCGCGGGCGTTCGACTTCGCGGCGACGGACGCGGCGGGGGCGGCCCGCGAGGCGTACGACTGCGACTTCGAACACGCGGTCTGTGCGGCGGGCGTCGCCGTCGACGACGGCGTGACGACGGCTATCGTGAACGACTAG
- a CDS encoding metallophosphoesterase family protein — protein sequence MRLGVISDVHGNRVALEAVLDDMPKVDRLVCAGDVVGYNPWPTDCVAAVRERSIPTVMGNHDRAVAGETPFRFNSMAAAGVDYAREQLADDALAWLADLPPERTVADGRVKLVHGHPDDPDRYTYPEEFSPRMLRGEDLLVTGHTHVQGHRVFEEGVVMNPGSVGQPRDGDPDAAYAVVELGEGSGGDAVTVEERRVAYDVDTVVEAVTEAGLPSRIGTRLLEGR from the coding sequence ATGCGCCTCGGCGTCATCTCCGACGTACACGGCAACCGGGTCGCCCTCGAAGCCGTCCTCGACGACATGCCGAAGGTGGACCGGCTGGTCTGTGCCGGCGACGTGGTGGGCTACAACCCGTGGCCGACCGACTGTGTCGCGGCGGTCCGCGAGCGGTCGATCCCCACGGTGATGGGCAACCACGACCGGGCCGTCGCGGGCGAGACGCCCTTCCGTTTCAACTCGATGGCGGCGGCGGGCGTCGACTACGCCCGCGAACAGTTGGCCGACGACGCCCTCGCGTGGCTGGCGGACCTGCCGCCCGAGCGAACCGTCGCGGACGGGCGGGTGAAACTCGTCCACGGCCACCCGGACGATCCGGACCGCTACACCTACCCCGAGGAGTTCTCTCCGCGGATGCTCCGGGGCGAGGACCTGCTGGTGACGGGTCACACCCACGTCCAAGGCCACCGCGTCTTCGAGGAGGGCGTGGTGATGAATCCGGGGAGCGTCGGTCAGCCGCGCGACGGCGACCCGGACGCGGCCTACGCGGTCGTCGAGCTGGGCGAGGGATCGGGCGGCGACGCGGTGACGGTCGAGGAGCGACGGGTGGCGTACGACGTCGACACGGTCGTCGAGGCGGTGACGGAAGCGGGGTTGCCGAGCCGGATCGGGACGCGGCTGCTGGAAGGGCGCTGA
- a CDS encoding aspartate kinase, producing the protein MRVVAKFGGTSLGSGDRIERAADTVAKAVEEGHEVAIVASAMGSTTDELLEEITFEADDADRAEIVSMGERTSVRMLKAALRSRGVEATFLEPGSEDWPIITDEYGEVDAEETLKRAQSLAAELDHVVPVITGFLAQTIDGKVTTLGRGGSDTTAVMLGKFMDADEVVIVTDVEGVMTGDPRVVEGARNVGHITVDELRNLSFRGAEVVAPSALSYKDEDLSVRVVHYQHGDLLTGGTKIEGQFQNLIDMQDEPLACITVAGRALRNRPGILADLAQALRSEDINIDAVASGMDSVTFYVNEDLAEDAEYILHEQVVDDETLSSVTVESNYAVIRVTGGELPNRPGIILDIVQPVSEAGINIHDLITSATSVAIFVGWDDREETLEIVQEQTI; encoded by the coding sequence ATGCGCGTAGTCGCGAAGTTCGGCGGGACGTCGCTCGGGAGCGGCGACCGGATCGAGCGTGCGGCCGACACCGTCGCGAAGGCGGTCGAAGAGGGTCACGAAGTCGCCATCGTCGCCAGCGCGATGGGATCGACGACCGACGAACTCCTCGAAGAGATTACGTTCGAGGCCGACGACGCCGACCGCGCCGAAATCGTCAGCATGGGCGAGCGGACGAGCGTCCGGATGCTGAAGGCGGCGCTGCGCTCCCGCGGCGTCGAGGCCACCTTCCTCGAACCCGGCAGCGAGGACTGGCCCATCATCACCGACGAGTACGGCGAGGTCGACGCCGAGGAGACGCTGAAGCGCGCCCAGTCGCTCGCCGCGGAACTCGATCACGTCGTCCCCGTCATCACCGGCTTCCTCGCCCAGACCATCGACGGCAAGGTGACGACGCTCGGCCGCGGCGGCAGCGACACCACCGCCGTCATGCTCGGGAAGTTCATGGACGCCGACGAAGTCGTCATCGTCACCGACGTCGAGGGCGTGATGACCGGCGACCCGCGGGTCGTCGAAGGCGCCCGCAACGTCGGCCACATCACCGTCGACGAACTCCGTAACCTCTCCTTTCGCGGCGCCGAAGTCGTCGCCCCCAGCGCCCTCTCGTATAAGGACGAGGACCTCTCGGTCCGCGTCGTCCACTACCAGCACGGCGACCTGTTGACCGGCGGCACGAAAATCGAGGGCCAGTTCCAGAACCTCATCGACATGCAGGACGAACCCCTCGCCTGCATCACCGTCGCGGGGCGCGCGCTGCGGAACCGGCCGGGCATCCTCGCGGACCTCGCGCAGGCGCTCCGGAGCGAGGACATCAACATCGACGCCGTCGCCAGCGGCATGGACTCGGTCACCTTCTACGTCAACGAGGACCTCGCCGAGGACGCCGAGTACATCCTCCACGAACAGGTGGTCGACGACGAGACGCTCTCGTCGGTCACGGTGGAGAGCAACTACGCCGTCATTCGCGTGACCGGCGGCGAACTCCCCAACCGCCCCGGCATCATCCTCGACATCGTCCAGCCCGTCTCGGAGGCCGGCATCAACATCCACGACCTCATCACCTCCGCCACCTCCGTCGCCATCTTCGTCGGTTGGGACGACCGCGAGGAGACGCTCGAAATCGTCCAAGAACAGACGATATAG
- the fdhF gene encoding formate dehydrogenase subunit alpha, translating to MTEQTNTICPYCGVGCGIAITEDMRFAPWGDAPVNEGRICIKGGAAMEVVEHEDRLKVPQIRGDDGELHEATWDEAYGLIVDEMERIRDEHGPDAMGFFGCSKATNEENYLLQKLARRYGTNNVDNCTRMCHASTVYALRRSLGAGAMTNSMRDLMESADVLWIQGANPAEQHPIANSVYFRQAVLEGATVIQIDPHANKTTRSFDIEGTERHQHLQVEPGTDIPLLNVVLKTILENDWVDEEFVEARTEGFDHLVETLGDFDAAAAADICGVPLEDIERAAEVYATAENAAIFTGMGMSQHTCGVDNVQNEINLALITGNVGRPGTGVNPLRGQNNVQGTCDVGAMPNTLPGYQNVEDDELRAAVEDVWGFEVPSKAGLTNVEISHEAGRSIKGLYVMGENPIMSEPDANEVEKRLAELEFLVVQDIFPTDTVAYADVVLPATSWAERGGTVANTDRRVQLMRGIDTVYENTKDDLDILAEVGTRLFGADGGFDFDGPEAVFEELRQVCPIYYGMTYDLLGTEGIHWPCLEPGDEGDPYLYEDAFTTPNGLGHIEGVRHQPPKEVPDDEYPLILTTARLIEHYNTGTMSRRSPTLNRQHPENFVDVHPADAERYGVADGDTVTLRSRRGEIEVRAQVTEDIKEGTVWTTPHFAASSANRLTNDVLDERAKIPEYKAAAVAIEASGGDSATAADD from the coding sequence ATGACCGAGCAAACCAACACGATCTGTCCGTACTGCGGCGTCGGGTGTGGCATCGCGATCACCGAGGATATGCGGTTCGCGCCGTGGGGCGACGCACCGGTCAACGAGGGACGCATCTGCATCAAGGGGGGTGCGGCGATGGAGGTGGTCGAACACGAGGACCGACTGAAAGTCCCCCAGATACGGGGCGACGACGGCGAACTCCACGAGGCCACGTGGGACGAAGCCTACGGCCTGATCGTCGACGAGATGGAGCGCATTCGCGACGAACACGGTCCGGACGCGATGGGCTTTTTCGGCTGTTCGAAGGCGACGAACGAGGAGAACTACCTCCTCCAGAAACTCGCGCGGCGCTACGGCACGAACAACGTCGACAACTGCACGCGGATGTGCCACGCCTCGACGGTGTACGCCCTCCGCCGGAGTCTGGGCGCGGGCGCGATGACCAACAGCATGCGGGACCTGATGGAGTCGGCCGACGTGCTCTGGATTCAGGGCGCCAACCCGGCCGAGCAACACCCCATCGCCAACAGCGTCTACTTCCGGCAGGCGGTGCTGGAGGGGGCGACGGTCATCCAGATCGACCCCCACGCCAACAAGACGACGCGGTCGTTCGACATCGAGGGGACCGAGCGACACCAGCATCTCCAGGTGGAACCGGGGACGGACATTCCCCTCCTGAACGTCGTCCTCAAGACGATTCTGGAGAACGACTGGGTCGACGAGGAGTTCGTCGAGGCGCGGACGGAGGGGTTCGACCATCTCGTGGAGACGCTGGGGGACTTCGACGCGGCGGCCGCCGCCGACATCTGTGGCGTCCCCCTCGAGGACATCGAACGCGCCGCGGAGGTGTACGCCACGGCGGAGAACGCGGCCATCTTCACCGGGATGGGGATGAGCCAACACACCTGCGGCGTCGACAACGTGCAAAACGAGATCAACCTCGCCTTGATCACGGGCAACGTCGGTCGGCCGGGGACGGGCGTCAACCCCCTGCGCGGGCAGAACAACGTCCAGGGCACCTGTGACGTGGGCGCGATGCCGAACACCCTGCCCGGCTACCAGAACGTCGAGGACGACGAGTTGCGGGCGGCGGTCGAGGACGTCTGGGGCTTCGAGGTGCCGTCGAAAGCGGGACTGACGAACGTCGAAATCTCACACGAGGCGGGGCGGTCGATCAAGGGACTCTACGTCATGGGTGAGAACCCGATCATGAGCGAACCGGACGCCAACGAGGTCGAGAAGCGGCTGGCCGAGTTGGAGTTTCTGGTCGTCCAAGACATCTTCCCGACCGACACCGTCGCCTACGCTGACGTGGTGTTGCCGGCCACCTCGTGGGCCGAACGCGGTGGTACCGTCGCCAACACGGACCGTCGCGTCCAGTTGATGCGCGGGATCGATACCGTGTACGAGAACACGAAAGACGACCTCGACATCCTCGCCGAGGTCGGAACCCGGCTGTTCGGCGCCGACGGTGGCTTCGACTTCGACGGTCCCGAGGCCGTGTTCGAGGAACTCCGACAGGTGTGTCCGATCTACTACGGCATGACCTACGACCTGCTCGGGACTGAGGGGATCCACTGGCCCTGCCTCGAACCCGGCGACGAAGGCGACCCCTACCTCTACGAGGACGCGTTCACGACGCCGAACGGGTTGGGACACATCGAGGGCGTGCGCCACCAGCCGCCGAAGGAGGTGCCCGACGACGAGTATCCCCTGATCCTCACGACGGCACGGTTGATCGAACACTACAACACCGGGACGATGAGCCGACGGTCGCCGACGCTCAACCGCCAGCACCCCGAGAACTTCGTCGACGTGCATCCCGCGGACGCCGAGCGGTACGGCGTCGCGGACGGCGACACGGTGACGCTTCGGTCGCGACGCGGGGAAATCGAGGTGCGTGCGCAGGTGACCGAGGACATCAAGGAGGGGACGGTGTGGACGACGCCCCACTTCGCAGCGTCGTCGGCGAACCGACTCACGAACGACGTGCTCGACGAGCGGGCGAAGATTCCGGAGTACAAGGCCGCGGCCGTCGCCATCGAGGCCAGCGGTGGGGACTCGGCGACGGCGGCCGACGACTGA
- a CDS encoding DNA-directed DNA polymerase II small subunit: MPLETPARIVRELARRGYNAEREAVTLLAGAPDPAAALDAAVEAAPDDALRLTVAHVRTTLDADDVADAADDVTAAGSTPAGPPSSETTSDSSSPDSSSPDSTPDASTEHPSVSTPASPTQSGTQAPDVPVETKGSATDGTEESPSSTDPDPDPDAGGVDALDRTVDVAGDVTGRSTGTGEYGDFVSVFRDRYEKLSGKLRGRVNHRPASAIADMPGGSDAAMIGLVNDVRSSANGHWIVELEDTTGTFPCLITKDRDIAPLVDELLLDECVAVEGTLSDDAGIVFVDALHFPDVPRTYKPSTADRHVQAALISDVHVGSQEFMADAWGRFADWLHTEEAAAVEYLLIAGDMVEGVGVYPDQDEELDIVDIYDQYDRFSEHLKDVPGDLEIVMIPGNHDAVRLAEPQPGFDEELREIMSAHDPRIVGNPATVTVEGVSILMYHGVSLDEVIAELPEEKASYDHPHRAMYHLLKKRHVAPKYGGHMRLAPEERDYLVIEDVPDIFHTGHVHKLGYGKYHNVLAVNSGCWQAQTAFQKSVNIDPDAGFAPIVDLDTLDLTVRKFA; the protein is encoded by the coding sequence GTGCCTCTGGAGACGCCCGCGCGCATCGTTCGCGAACTCGCTCGCCGCGGCTACAACGCCGAACGCGAGGCCGTGACCCTCCTCGCCGGTGCCCCGGACCCGGCGGCCGCCCTCGACGCCGCCGTCGAGGCGGCGCCCGACGACGCCCTCCGACTCACGGTGGCGCACGTCCGCACGACCCTCGACGCGGACGATGTGGCCGACGCCGCGGACGATGTGACTGCCGCCGGATCGACGCCCGCCGGCCCACCCTCGTCCGAGACGACATCTGACTCCTCCTCACCTGACTCCTCCTCACCTGACTCCACGCCCGACGCCTCCACCGAACACCCCTCCGTTTCGACTCCAGCGTCTCCCACGCAGTCGGGGACTCAGGCCCCCGATGTTCCAGTTGAAACGAAGGGGTCTGCGACGGATGGAACGGAAGAGTCCCCGTCGTCCACGGACCCGGACCCGGACCCGGACGCTGGCGGCGTCGACGCCCTCGACCGAACCGTCGACGTCGCCGGCGACGTGACCGGCCGCAGCACCGGCACCGGCGAGTACGGCGACTTCGTCTCCGTCTTCCGCGACCGGTACGAGAAGCTTTCCGGCAAGCTCCGTGGTCGGGTAAACCACCGTCCGGCGTCGGCCATCGCGGACATGCCCGGCGGGAGCGACGCCGCGATGATCGGTCTCGTCAACGACGTGCGTTCCTCGGCCAACGGCCACTGGATCGTCGAACTCGAGGACACGACCGGCACCTTCCCCTGTCTGATCACGAAGGACCGCGACATCGCGCCCCTCGTCGACGAACTCCTCCTCGACGAGTGTGTCGCCGTCGAGGGGACCCTCTCTGACGACGCGGGCATCGTCTTCGTCGACGCCCTCCACTTCCCCGACGTGCCCCGGACGTACAAGCCCTCGACGGCGGATCGCCACGTACAGGCCGCCCTGATCTCGGACGTCCACGTCGGTAGCCAGGAGTTCATGGCCGACGCGTGGGGTCGGTTCGCCGACTGGCTCCACACCGAGGAGGCCGCGGCCGTCGAGTACCTCCTCATCGCCGGCGACATGGTGGAGGGCGTCGGCGTCTACCCCGATCAAGACGAGGAACTCGACATCGTCGACATCTACGACCAGTACGACCGGTTCTCGGAACACCTGAAGGACGTCCCCGGCGACCTGGAGATCGTGATGATCCCCGGCAACCACGACGCGGTCCGCCTCGCGGAGCCACAACCGGGCTTCGACGAGGAGCTTCGGGAGATCATGTCGGCCCACGACCCACGGATCGTCGGCAACCCCGCCACCGTCACGGTCGAGGGCGTCTCCATCCTGATGTACCACGGCGTCTCGCTCGACGAGGTGATCGCCGAACTCCCCGAGGAGAAGGCGAGCTACGACCACCCCCACCGGGCGATGTACCACCTCCTGAAGAAACGGCACGTCGCCCCGAAGTACGGCGGCCACATGCGCCTCGCGCCCGAGGAACGGGACTACCTCGTCATCGAGGACGTGCCCGACATCTTCCATACGGGTCACGTCCACAAACTCGGCTACGGGAAGTACCACAACGTCCTCGCGGTCAACAGCGGCTGCTGGCAGGCCCAGACGGCCTTCCAGAAGAGCGTCAACATCGATCCCGACGCCGGCTTCGCGCCCATCGTCGACCTCGACACGCTCGATCTGACCGTCCGGAAGTTCGCCTAG
- a CDS encoding S26 family signal peptidase, with product MSADDGPRPPDGHGPEGGDGGATGPLRRVLTATDGPLLVVRETALSVSAVVVIGLLLFAISGVWPPMVAVESGSMEPHMHKGDLVFITDTGRFAPDAAHGDTGIVPRDVARDTDYWKFGGYGSVIVYDDPGDAGPPVIHRAHFWVDEGENWYDRADPDYVSAADCGEMRNCPAPHAGFVTKGDANGGYDQVNGISEPVKPGWIVGTARVRIPYLGWVRLGVSGVVLDSTPGMIEKGTTPTVAEAVTPVESTGASAGAGATATEPTPIPDRTAALAGS from the coding sequence ATGAGCGCCGACGACGGTCCCCGCCCTCCGGACGGTCACGGCCCCGAGGGTGGCGACGGTGGGGCGACCGGCCCGCTCCGACGGGTGCTGACGGCGACGGACGGTCCCCTCCTAGTTGTTCGCGAGACGGCCCTCTCGGTCAGCGCCGTGGTCGTCATCGGCCTCCTCCTCTTTGCCATCAGCGGCGTCTGGCCGCCGATGGTCGCCGTCGAGAGCGGGAGCATGGAGCCACACATGCACAAGGGCGACCTGGTCTTCATCACCGACACCGGCCGGTTCGCGCCCGACGCCGCCCACGGTGACACCGGCATCGTCCCCCGGGACGTGGCCCGCGACACCGACTACTGGAAGTTCGGGGGCTACGGGTCGGTGATCGTCTACGACGACCCGGGCGACGCCGGCCCACCCGTGATCCACCGCGCCCACTTCTGGGTCGATGAGGGGGAGAACTGGTACGACCGGGCCGACCCCGACTACGTGAGCGCGGCGGACTGCGGGGAGATGCGGAACTGTCCCGCGCCCCACGCCGGGTTCGTGACGAAAGGCGACGCCAACGGGGGGTACGATCAGGTGAACGGAATCAGCGAACCGGTCAAACCCGGCTGGATCGTCGGAACCGCACGGGTCAGAATCCCGTATCTGGGCTGGGTCCGCCTCGGCGTCTCCGGGGTCGTCCTCGATTCGACGCCCGGGATGATCGAGAAGGGGACGACGCCGACGGTGGCCGAAGCAGTGACGCCGGTGGAGTCGACGGGGGCGTCGGCGGGAGCAGGGGCGACGGCGACGGAGCCGACGCCGATTCCGGATCGAACGGCCGCGCTGGCCGGGTCGTAG